One genomic window of Medicago truncatula cultivar Jemalong A17 chromosome 1, MtrunA17r5.0-ANR, whole genome shotgun sequence includes the following:
- the LOC25481879 gene encoding flowering-promoting factor 1-like protein 2: protein MSGVWVFKNGVFRLVENPQAESEVRHGKRKMLVHLPTGEVVTSYAFLERILIGLGWERYYDGDVDLYQFHKHCSIDLISLPKDFSKFNSIHMYDIVIKNPNVFHVRDKW from the coding sequence atgtctgGGGTTTGGGTGTTCAAGAATGGCGTGTTTCGATTGGTCGAGAATCCTCAAGCAGAATCGGAAGTAAGGCATGGGAAGAGGAAGATGTTGGTTCACTTGCCCACAGGGGAAGTGGTAACTTCTTATGCTTTTCTTGAGAGAATATTGATTGGTTTAGGTTGGGAGAGGTACTATGATGGAGATGTTGATTTATACCAATTTCATAAACACTGTTCTATTGACCTAATTTCTCTACCTAAAGATTTCTCCAAGTTCAATTCCATACATATGTATGATATTGTCATAAAAAACCCTAATGTTTTCCATGTTAGGGATAAGTGGTAA